The [Actinobacillus] rossii genome contains a region encoding:
- the rplL gene encoding 50S ribosomal protein L7/L12: MSLTNEQIIEAIASKSVSEIVELIAAMEEKFGVSAAAAVAAAPAAGAAAAEEKTEFDVVLAEAGANKVAVIKAVRGATGLGLKEAKDLVESAPANLKEGISKAEAEALKKELEEAGAKVEIK; this comes from the coding sequence ATGTCATTAACTAACGAACAAATTATCGAAGCGATTGCTTCAAAATCAGTATCTGAAATCGTTGAATTAATCGCAGCGATGGAAGAAAAATTCGGTGTTTCAGCAGCAGCGGCAGTAGCAGCAGCTCCAGCAGCAGGCGCAGCGGCAGCAGAAGAAAAAACTGAATTCGATGTAGTATTAGCAGAAGCCGGTGCGAACAAAGTAGCGGTAATCAAAGCAGTACGTGGTGCAACCGGTTTAGGCTTAAAAGAAGCGAAAGACTTAGTTGAATCTGCTCCAGCTAACTTAAAAGAAGGCATCTCTAAAGCAGAAGCTGAAGCATTGAAAAAAGAATTAGAAGAAGCTGGCGCGAAAGTAGAAATCAAATAA
- the rplJ gene encoding 50S ribosomal protein L10 — MALNLQDKQAIVAEVNEAAKGALSAVIADSRGVTVDKMTDLRKAAREAGVSMRVVRNTLLRRAVEGTEFECLKDTFTGPTLIAFSNEHPGAAARLFTEFAKANKEFEIKGAAFEGKIQDVEFLATLPTYEEAIARLMGTMKEAAAGKLVRTLAALRDKLQEAA, encoded by the coding sequence ATGGCATTAAATCTTCAAGACAAACAAGCAATTGTTGCTGAAGTAAATGAAGCAGCCAAAGGTGCCCTTTCAGCTGTGATCGCGGATTCACGTGGTGTAACAGTTGATAAAATGACTGATTTACGTAAAGCAGCTCGTGAAGCTGGCGTTTCAATGCGCGTTGTTCGTAATACATTATTACGTCGTGCAGTTGAAGGTACAGAATTCGAATGCTTAAAAGATACGTTTACTGGTCCAACTCTTATTGCATTCTCAAATGAACACCCAGGTGCAGCAGCTCGTTTGTTCACTGAGTTCGCAAAAGCAAACAAAGAGTTTGAAATTAAAGGTGCAGCCTTTGAAGGTAAAATTCAAGACGTTGAATTCTTGGCAACATTACCAACTTACGAAGAAGCGATTGCACGTTTAATGGGTACAATGAAAGAAGCTGCGGCAGGCAAACTTGTTCGCACTTTGGCAGCATTACGCGACAAATTACAAGAAGCTGCTTAA
- the yihI gene encoding Der GTPase activator, with product MSRQKKSRRITDIMPARKADKKPESKPLSGKKLTRYELDAKAREEKRKRKHKGLASGSRHSANETSNNPQLNEKKDPRIGSRKKVPLVVEFVNKPEKGQFIQPIKVESKMTALSPELELEQLENNECLNDLLDQLDAGKTISADDQKFVDECLDRIAQLMDELGIEDEESEDDLLNTFEKIDINQFR from the coding sequence ATGTCTAGACAAAAAAAATCTCGTCGTATCACCGACATTATGCCTGCTCGCAAAGCAGACAAAAAGCCAGAAAGCAAACCGTTATCAGGTAAAAAACTAACACGTTACGAATTAGATGCCAAAGCTCGTGAAGAAAAACGTAAACGCAAACATAAAGGTTTGGCTTCTGGTTCACGCCATAGCGCAAATGAAACCTCAAATAACCCACAGTTAAATGAGAAAAAAGATCCGCGTATTGGTAGCCGTAAAAAAGTGCCACTCGTAGTCGAATTTGTGAACAAGCCAGAAAAAGGTCAATTTATTCAACCAATCAAAGTAGAATCAAAAATGACCGCACTTTCACCTGAATTAGAGCTTGAACAATTAGAAAATAATGAGTGCTTAAATGATTTACTTGATCAACTAGATGCAGGTAAAACAATTAGTGCCGATGATCAAAAATTTGTAGATGAATGTTTAGATCGCATTGCTCAGTTAATGGATGAACTAGGCATCGAAGATGAAGAAAGTGAAGATGATTTACTCAACACTTTCGAAAAAATTGATATTAACCAATTTAGATAA
- a CDS encoding putative coproporphyrinogen III oxidase produces the protein MWTTVLLLVGIAILVAMGAYSIYLFIQLRKQKRLFEQARLARIARIKESIVIIAKAMHNDECNHSEGVIRLRMLLDPLGQKHLSDYPAMWALYEVVQDMPTHDERKALKRNERMKLDLQRESKEVELEKQIKTEVLQLLNDIQNN, from the coding sequence ATGTGGACTACAGTTTTACTCCTTGTTGGTATTGCAATTTTAGTCGCAATGGGCGCATATTCTATTTATTTGTTTATTCAATTACGCAAACAAAAACGTTTATTTGAACAAGCAAGGCTAGCTCGTATCGCGCGCATTAAGGAAAGCATTGTGATCATTGCCAAAGCAATGCATAACGATGAATGCAATCATTCTGAAGGTGTTATCCGTTTAAGAATGTTACTCGATCCCCTTGGACAAAAACATTTAAGCGACTATCCTGCAATGTGGGCGTTGTATGAAGTGGTTCAAGATATGCCTACGCATGACGAACGCAAAGCCTTAAAGAGAAATGAACGGATGAAACTCGATCTTCAACGCGAAAGTAAAGAAGTCGAATTAGAAAAACAGATAAAAACAGAAGTTTTGCAATTATTAAATGATATTCAAAACAACTAA
- the hemN_1 gene encoding coproporphyrinogen III oxidase, translating to MNSISMNNITFDINLIQKYNQSGPRYTSYPTALEFHDNYTNEDFKAAAARYPERPLSLYVHIPFCHKLCYFCGCNKVITRHQHKADIYLDFLEKEVTTRASLFKNRLVTQIHWGGGTPTYLSEEQSARLMKMLTDNFKIAENAEISIEMDPREIELSMLEHLKKIGFNRISMGVQDFNKDVQKAINREQDEDFIRQLLIRARELGFQSTNLDLIYGLPLQNVESFMFTLQKVIELNPDRLSIFNYAHLPSRFAGQAKIKEDQLPAPQTKLTILEKTIETLGHAGYKFIGMDHFAKPDDELAIAQEQGVLHRNFQGYTTQEECDLLGLGVSAISLLGDTYAQNQKELKHYYADVDSCGIALHKGLTLTQEDCLRRDVIKALICNFKLDYSIIEKRYGIDFNTHFAEDLALLNPLAEDGLVEINDKGIIVSPSGRLLIRNICLCFDTYSRQAARRQQFSRII from the coding sequence ATGAACTCAATCTCAATGAATAACATTACTTTCGATATCAACTTAATCCAAAAGTACAATCAATCAGGCCCGCGTTATACGTCATATCCAACGGCATTGGAATTTCACGATAACTATACAAATGAAGATTTTAAAGCTGCCGCCGCACGTTATCCAGAACGCCCCTTATCACTTTACGTACATATTCCGTTCTGTCATAAGCTTTGTTATTTCTGTGGATGTAATAAAGTCATTACGCGTCATCAGCACAAAGCAGACATTTATCTCGACTTCTTAGAAAAAGAAGTCACAACGCGTGCAAGCTTATTTAAAAACCGTTTAGTTACCCAAATTCACTGGGGTGGCGGTACGCCTACTTATTTATCCGAAGAACAGTCTGCACGTTTAATGAAAATGCTGACAGATAACTTCAAAATCGCAGAAAATGCGGAAATTTCCATTGAAATGGATCCTAGAGAAATCGAGCTTTCAATGCTAGAACATCTGAAAAAGATTGGTTTTAATCGCATCAGCATGGGCGTTCAAGATTTTAATAAAGACGTACAAAAAGCGATAAATCGTGAGCAGGATGAAGACTTTATTCGCCAGCTCTTAATTCGAGCTCGTGAACTTGGGTTCCAATCCACTAACTTAGATTTAATCTATGGCTTACCGTTGCAAAACGTAGAAAGTTTTATGTTTACTTTGCAAAAAGTCATTGAACTTAATCCTGATCGCTTAAGTATATTTAACTATGCACATTTGCCAAGTCGTTTTGCAGGCCAAGCAAAAATCAAAGAAGATCAACTCCCTGCACCACAAACAAAACTGACTATTTTAGAAAAAACTATCGAAACCTTAGGTCATGCAGGTTATAAATTTATCGGTATGGATCACTTCGCTAAACCAGACGATGAACTTGCTATTGCCCAAGAACAGGGTGTTTTACATCGCAATTTCCAAGGCTATACCACGCAAGAAGAATGTGACTTACTTGGCTTAGGAGTATCGGCTATTAGCCTACTTGGTGATACTTATGCACAAAATCAAAAAGAATTAAAACATTATTACGCTGATGTAGATAGCTGTGGCATTGCATTACACAAAGGACTTACACTTACCCAGGAAGATTGTTTACGCCGTGATGTCATTAAAGCATTAATTTGTAACTTTAAATTAGATTATTCGATTATTGAAAAACGCTATGGTATTGACTTTAATACCCACTTTGCTGAAGATTTAGCCTTGCTCAACCCCTTGGCGGAAGATGGCTTAGTGGAAATCAATGATAAAGGTATTATCGTTTCACCATCAGGACGATTATTAATTCGTAATATCTGTTTGTGTTTTGATACCTATTCTCGACAAGCCGCAAGAAGACAGCAATTCTCGAGAATTATTTAA